GCTTCGAAACGGTCGACGAGGCCGGCAAGCGGCCCGCGCTGGAAGCGTTCATGGAACACCTCGCCCCCGGCCGGCAGGGCGAGGTCAGGCCGGGCAACGACAAGGAATATGCCGCCACCACCGTGCTGCGCATCGCACTCGCCGAGGCCGCCTGCAAGACACGCAGCGGGCCGCCGGAAGACGACGAGGAAGACCTGCACCTGCCTGCCTGGGCCGGCGTGCTGCCGTTGCGCGAGGCACGCGGCGCGCCGGTGGCCGACGCCGGCTGCGGGATCGCGGCGCCGGCGTACGTGCAGCGCTGGCAGGACTGACGTTGCGCCGCCCGTCCACGCGGTGCGGCCGCCACTGGCCGGACCGTGCGAGGCTTGACCTGATTGTCTTTATTGCACATCATCGCCGTGCCGCGGCCAATCTCGCGCCGCGCATATGCTCATAAGGAGATCGCATGCAACGAATCCTCGCCGCCGCCCTGCTGGCTGCCACCTGCAGCGCACCCGCATTCGCGGACGATGCCCTGAAGGCCGCCATCGGCGGCAGCCACCGCAGCGCCGACAACGTGAAGCGGGACGCCTACCGCCACCCCTACGAAACGCTGACCTTCTTCGGAATCCGGCCGGAGATGACCGTGGTCGAACTGTCCCCCGGCGGCGGCTGGTACACGGAGATCCTGGCGCCCTACCTGCGCGAGCGCGGCAAGCTGGTCGCCGCCGGCGCCACGCCGGAATCGAAAGCGGCCAACGTGGCGAAGGCCGGCGAACGCTTCAAGCAGAAGCTCGATGCGAATTCCGCCGTGTTTGGCAAGGTGCAACTGGGCGCGTTCGAACCGGGCAACGGCGTGTTCAACTACGGTGCCAAAGGCAGCGCGGACATGGTGCTGACCTTCCGCAACGTGCACAACTGGATGGAGCCGGGCGACGCGCGGCTCAAGGGCGTGCTGAAAAGCGTGTACGACACGCTCAAGCCGGGCGGCGTGTTCGGTGTTGTCGAGCACCGCCTGCCCGCGGGCAAAACGCAGGATCCCACGGCGTCCAGCGGCTACCTGCACGAAGCCTATGTGATCCGGATGGCGGAAGCGGCCGGTTTCAGGCTGGCGGCGAAATCGGAAGTGAACGCCAATCCGAAAGATATGGCCGATCACCAGGGCGGCGTGTGGGCGCTGCCGCCGACTTACGCGAACAAGGAAGTGGACCGGGAAAAATACGCGGCGATCGGCGAGAGCGATCGCATGACACTGAAGTTCGTGAAGCCATGATGCGCCCGGTGCAGGGACCGGTTGCCTGACTGCGCAGCCGCCGGCGATTCAGTCCGGCGGCTTTTTTGTTCTAGCGGCGCTGGAGGCGGCTCATCAAGCTGCAAAAGGCCACGAAGCCTACCACCATGGAACCGCACACAGCGGCTACCGTCAACATCAGCTCATTCATTCGAGAAACTTTCACTTTAAGACAACCGCGTGATTATGCTGCATTTGCACATGAAACATTCTCACTGAAACTCACTGTTACACGAGATATTTCATTTCTGTTCGATTCAGCTTCCGCCATGCCCCACTTGACGCGGCGGCAAGGGCCAAGCCAGCCGATCCGGCAACGATTGCTGACGTTTCTTTCTTGCAACGCACCACTCTGCGTGCGGCATACCATGGATACATTGCCCGGCAGCTTGCTAGCTTAACCCTGCGGCTGCCCATCGGACAATGGCATCTGTTGTTTATTTTTATACTATTAAAAATAATTTTATCAGCTCATCCTTTACGTAGTTATTGCTACCGATGCTAGCGCTATCATAATCCTGCCGCCACCGCGGCATACCATTCCCTCTCTTATCAGGAGCAAGCATGCGTAAAGCACTAGTTGGGTTGATACTGGCCGCGACGGCCCTCACGTCGCACGCCGGCGGTTATTTCACCGAAGACGCCACGCCGTTCGATACCCTGATCGGCGCCGGCGCCCAGCACCAGGACTTCTCGGGCCCTTATACCCAGACCGGTTATTCGTGGAGCTGGGGCGATGTCACATTTACCTGCAATGTCGTGCAGTGGTGCAACAACAGCAGCTTTGCCTTCGGCGGCTATAACGATCACTTTAACTTTGTCGAGGGCAACTTCGTTTACTACGCTCCACCAGATAGCGCTACCTTCACATTCGCCAATCCGATCATTGCCTTCGGTGTCGATGTGTACGGGATCGGCGGTGGCCAGTATTCGCCGGGCGGTGCGCTGCAGCCGACACCGATGCTGGTGACGTTCGAGGACGGTTCGCATGAATTCTTCACGAACCATGTCCACAACTACAACATTTCGGTGCCGGTATTCGCCGGTATCCTGTTCGACCGGCCCGTTTCGTCCATCACGGTTTCCGGCGAGTGGGAGAACAACGGCATGTTCTTCACGAACGTGCGCTATGTGACGGCGCCGGTGCCGGAGCCGTCCACCTGCGCGATGCTGTTCGGCGGGCTGGCCGTGATGGGCGCGATCGCGCGGCGGCGCAGCAAAGTTGCGCACACATCACATTGACTTTTAGCGGCAACGGCGCGCCGCCGTGCCGCCCCTTGACGAGACGGCGGCGCACAGGGCAGCAGTCGCCTCACTCGGTCGCAGCGCCCTTCGCTGCCTTCACGGGCGTGAGCGCCAGGTCGTGGAAGTCGTAGCTGAAGTCCGTTTCGTCCGAGATGGCGGCCATTTTCGCGCGCTCGATCGAACCGTCGGGATTCAGCGCGAACGTCACATAGGCATCGGCGTTGAAGTTGCGC
Above is a window of Pseudoduganella dura DNA encoding:
- a CDS encoding class I SAM-dependent methyltransferase, with translation MQRILAAALLAATCSAPAFADDALKAAIGGSHRSADNVKRDAYRHPYETLTFFGIRPEMTVVELSPGGGWYTEILAPYLRERGKLVAAGATPESKAANVAKAGERFKQKLDANSAVFGKVQLGAFEPGNGVFNYGAKGSADMVLTFRNVHNWMEPGDARLKGVLKSVYDTLKPGGVFGVVEHRLPAGKTQDPTASSGYLHEAYVIRMAEAAGFRLAAKSEVNANPKDMADHQGGVWALPPTYANKEVDREKYAAIGESDRMTLKFVKP
- a CDS encoding PEP-CTERM sorting domain-containing protein, translating into MRKALVGLILAATALTSHAGGYFTEDATPFDTLIGAGAQHQDFSGPYTQTGYSWSWGDVTFTCNVVQWCNNSSFAFGGYNDHFNFVEGNFVYYAPPDSATFTFANPIIAFGVDVYGIGGGQYSPGGALQPTPMLVTFEDGSHEFFTNHVHNYNISVPVFAGILFDRPVSSITVSGEWENNGMFFTNVRYVTAPVPEPSTCAMLFGGLAVMGAIARRRSKVAHTSH